GCCACATGTGAGAGCACAAGTTGGTTTGATATTTACAAAGTAAACGGAACATCACTCTGACACATGCTGATTAATACCTAGAAATTGCTGTTTCAAAAAGAAGCTTCAAACTCATCACAGCATCTCACAAAAGAAGAATTACCATTGCTAAActtgtttctttgcctttttttccccttaaacaaAATGAGGCCCTAATTCCAAATAATTACAATATGAATATGCAAATTTTCTTCACATCAAGAGTAccccaaggaaaacaaaatccatgGCACGGACACTGTACAGGGGCAAAAAGGAAGGGGGCTGAGCGTCagagctcagtttccccatcttacCAACTCGATTTTCTAGCATcaaagggagggatggggagggcaTTGGTGAAATGAAACTGAAATGATATATCCAAAATCCATGCAAGTCAAGTCCTTGGAATAGAGGTGAAGAACTTGGACATGGTTGTTTCAGGCAGCTGAAGTCAAAGGGTAATAGGGGATATGAGAAGAGGAACGGGGTAGAAAGGGTTATTGGTGAATATTCCCCACTCATAATTTGGGGACTGGGGAGCAGGGTCAGAACTCTTTACGTGTAAgagtcctccccttcccccccacctggCCATCTTCCCCTCCTGTCCCAGTTGAGTCTTGTGTAgggggggtttttgtttttttttttcttttttagcatatTTCAATTGTCCTGGGAGAAAATGTAGCCGTCATGTCCGAAAGCGCCGTTGATGCGCTGAAGGAGTTGGTGACGGCTGAGGAGGGGAAGCTGGTAATGCCCTGGGGTGGAAAGGCAGAGGTGACAGAGGAGTACGTGGTGGCCACAGAGGGTGAGGGGAAACCACTGTGTGCTGGAGAGGGGTAGGATGATGACACAGGAGAAGAATAGGAGGTGGGTACTGGAGATGGGTAGGAAGTGGTAGCAGGGGATGGGTAGGAGGTAGCGACAGGGGATGGGtatgaagagagggaggaggaggccaCAGAGGCCGAGACACCCTtgtctgctttcttttccttctgtcgAAGGTGAATCTTTGTGTGCCTCTTGCGCTCGTCACTCCGAGCAAACTTTCTCCCACAGATGTCACAGGCAAAGGGCTTCTCTCCCGTGTGAGTACGGATGTGAGTGGTGAGGTGGTCGCTTCGGCTGAAATTTCGCATGCAGATGCGACACTGGAAGGGCTTCTGGCCTGTGTGGATTCGGATATGGCGAGTCAGCTCATCAGAACGAGAAAAGCGCCTGTCACAGGACTCCACGGGGCAGGCGTAGGGACGCTCATGGGGGGGTGTCTTGCTGGGTCTGTTGGGGTACTTGCGCATGCGACTCGGCTTGACAAGCTGAGACTGATAGGTGGTGTTGAGGGTCTTCAGATCTTGGGAGCCAGTCTGTGTGGCAAAAGCCTTGATGGTGGACAGTGGGGTGAGGGAAGGCTGGGTTCGGCTCTCCAAGCTTGGAAAGGGTTTCTGGTCTGGTGGGACCAAGCCCAACTCGCCCTGCTGCTGTGGGAACAGATAGTCTGGGATTATGGGCACCTGGAAACTGCCCTTGGAGGTGGGATAAGCAGGTGGTGGGTACTGGAGAGCTGAGCCTGCTGAGTTAGGGAAGGCCTGGTTTTGTGGCTCAGGAAAGATCTCAGGGTTGGGAGTGGGGAATGTGGGAGCTGCTGAGTAGATGGGGCTGCTCTCACTGGATTGCACTGCACAGCTCAGTGGGGGACTctgtgaagaagaggaagaggaggctgtCGGAGATGGGGCTGCCGAAGAGGTGGCCGGTGGGTTACTCATGCTCACGAGTCCACTGACGAGGCTGAAAAGTGGCTCTGGCCACAGAGTGTTGCCACTGTTGGGGGCTGGCTCCAAGGAGAATCTGCCGGTGTAGGTAATTGGGGGCAACCGGGTGGGCTGATTAGGGTAGCTTGTCTCCGATAGCACCTTCTCCGTATTCAGTGGGATGTCAGGAAAAGTGTCTAGCgaggagaaaagagaacaatCCGTGTTACTGGAGCAAGATCTCTTTTGGAGAGGTAAAGGCTGCTACTGGCTGCTGCCGGGGCCATCGACTACCGGGCTGGTTAATAATTGATAGCAGCAGATTGCAATGTTCCTGGAAGAGCTCCAGCGGCAGAGCCCATTTCAACAACAGCTGACGCAAATATGGAGAATCCCCCCTCTACTGCAGTTACCAGGGCTCCGCATCACAGCAGGCGAGGGATCCCCGGCTAGTCCTGACGCCTCCCCAGCAACGCCAggaccccccacccccttctgctCCCTCCTCGGGGTATTCCCAGCCCGTGCATCACAGTCCTTTCACTATAGGGGACAGGGGGTTGGCTCCTGTCTAGGGAGAGCTCATttttcctcctccacccccacccacccacgcAGCCCCAGCACATCTCCAGCCAAAACAACAGCCCAGGGATCCTCCACCGGGCATGCCCGGTTCCAGGGCAGCACTCAGCCTCTTAGAGGCGGTACGGGGGGGATAGCGTCTTGCTCAGACAAACTCTCCCTCCTGGGCACAAACCCCCGGGGGCTGAGAAGGTGGCATGGGGGCCTTCtcggtttgtttttgtttgtttgatctCCTTCTCCCAAATAGCAGCATAAAACCCCGGGCTGGGAGGAAGAGGCGAGGGGAAGGAAGTCCATCGCTGTGGCCACCGCTTACCTGCAGCCAGGTGCTCGAAGTGCTGCTCGCCGGCCTCCCCTTGGGGATTGAAACCAGCcgtgccgccgctgctgctgctgccacctcctcCGCCGCCTCCCCCACCGCCACTGCCTTCGGGAGGTCCGCCGGCGGCGCCGAGAAACTGGGGCCCCCCCGAGCTCAGCAGCATCATCTCCTCCAGCTTGGGGTAGTTGTCCATGGTGGGCGAGTGAGGGAATGAGCCGAAGGGGTCCGAGATCTGCAGCGGGGACATCAGCTGCATCTCCGCCTTGGCCGCAGCCATGGTGGACGGGGCGGACGCGGGCTTGGGGCCGGAGGGGCGCTTGTGCGGGAGACCGGGCAGTTCACATGCGGGGCTCAGTGAAGCATGGCAAGGAGGCCGAAATGTTTGCTTTTGGAGGGGCTTCCTCGGGGCTCTGCCCCCGCAGGCTGCCGAGTGcggaggctggggctggggctggtcCCGGCGGCTGCGGcggcttgctgctgctgctgctgctgcggtgGCGACGGCTGCGGCGGCTCCCCCACTTCTGCTGCCTGGAATCTCTCGCAGCTCCCCCGGATCCGCCTCTATTTGAAGGGTTCGGAGCGGCCAGGCCCCGCCCCCCGCCTGACGTACATGGCCATATATGGGAAGCAGGAAGCCCTTATATGGCAGGGCGGGCCGGGAGGACCCGACGTGACGCCAGGCCTCCCCGctcgcctcccctccccccgctccCCCTCGGCCCCCGGCCCCCGGGGATCCCGGGGCCCGAGCCCGAGCCAGGCACTCCCGGGCGCGGCCTCGAGGCTCCGGCGCCCGCTCGGGCCCGCTGGGGCCCCGGCCGGGGCCGTGCTGTCCCCAACCCCCAGGCCTGGGctccctcctcccatttcccccctcccaccccgccTCTGCCGGAAGCCCCGGGCAGCCGGGCCATATCGGGCCACCCCAAATAAGGCACTGCCCAAATAAGGTCGGTTCCGGCGGGGGATCCTTCCTGCTCCATATTTGGTGTTTCCGGGCCCCTGCACttcgctccctccctcctcccctctcctccctccccgcctAGGCCGAGAGAGGGGAGCCCGAGCGGGGGAGGGGGCGGGCGGGGGCAGGGATCCCAGGTCACCGGGGCCCGCCAGCTCCGGCCGCTCTCCCCACGGGGACTGTTGTCCTAGGCTGGGGAGGCTGGGAAAGCCCGGTCCCTGGGGCGGGGGCGAGGGCGAGCCCGGGCTGGGGAGCTCAGCCGTCATCCCCGGGTTTACCCGCCCACCTCCTGGGACCGTGGGAGCGgagcggggaggggaggagtgcACTGGGCGAAGGGGCCGGAGGCCGTGGCCGGGAGGGGCGGGGCAAGGACACCCCGAGTTTCAGGCCGTGGGAGAAGGgcaggaaaaggaaactgaggccgggacGCCTCCGTTCCTCTTCTGCGTGCAGCCCCCACCTCATTTGCCGTCTCCTTAGTTCCCGTGGGATAGGAGGGGCGGGGGCGGCTCATTTTCTGCACCTGTTGGCGGGGGCGGGAGGTAGTGCACTCCCCCCAGGTCAGCCTTTCGGGTTTTGGGCCGGGGGAGCGGGCAGAGATCCTCCGTGAGCCGCCCTTAGGAGGGTGCGTACCTGGGACGCAAAGGTGTAAGAACCTGGGGGACCCTGAGACCCTCCCACCCTCACCAGCTCCTCCTGCAGAAACGGCTGGGAAGCTCCCTTTCCAACCCCCTCGAAGCCAGGAGGACGGGTTTCCGTTTGGGAATAGTGAGGGGCTGGAGGGAATCCCGTCCTTCGGGGGCCAGGGTCCGCCAactcccccttcctccccgcAACACCTCCACCACCAGGTTCCCTTGGGGAGATAGGGGAGAGGACCCcggtggacctcagtttcccccccATAGTCCAAGCCTGAAACTGGCCTCTGCGGCTGGCccggggatggggaggaagaggatgaggatggtGGGGGGGTGCGTCTAGATCTGTTTGGGAAAACAAGTGCTGCAGAGAGCTGGGGCGGGACCGCCCGGTGATGTGGGAAGCCCGGAGACTCGGTCTGGTGGCCCTGGTTTGGGGGGTTGGGGCTGGAGCGGCGAGGACCGAGGGGCATTTCGACTCTGCGGTCTCCCCCCCGTCTCTGGCCGGAGGGCGCAGAGGTTAGGGGCTGAAGCGGGCACTCCAGGCTCCTGGGGCCAGAAGGGAAGCAGGGAGGCGGGCGGGGGGAGCCCGGAGGGGCCTTCCACCGCCGctctctgtcccctcctcccccagctgcTCGGCACCCGGCCAGGCTGGGGGAGACTCCGACGCAGTGAACGCGAAGTGAGCAGGCGCCGCCAGCTCGGGCTCCCCCCGCAGTCCCCGGGGATCCGCCGCCGCCGAGGCAGCCCAGACACCGGGATCTCCCCACTGCTGCCGGGGCTGGAAGCCTGAGCCAGCCGCCCCCACTCCCGCGCCCTCCCTTTTATAGGGGCAAAGAAACGAGAGGAGGGAATTTCTGCTAGGCTCCCCTGGACCGAGATAACTAGAAGGAaacttcccctgccccctccctcctccagaaCAGCGCTCCACCCTCCTGCTCCATTCAGCTGCGTGCTTCCTTTCTGGtctccttggaggggggaagcctCTTCGCCTTGGGTAGGGGGCTGATCTCCAGGATTCCCCCACCATTGCATCCCCAGCCCAACAAAGCTAGGGCCGTAAATCTAACGGCAGTGTTTTTGggggatggaaaaaaagaaagccgaAGCATGGAGCAATCCTGGAGGTTGCCGAGATCAGAGAAAGGCTAGGAGCCAGGGTCTTCAAGCACCTAGCTGCCAGTCATACTTGAAGTAGCCGATGGTCGGATTTCTTTCAATTGcaagaagaaaagattttctttacattcctccCTGGGTTTTTTCCTTCGTTTTCATCAGCCCAGGAATGAAATCACATTTTATGaaaggtgtctcaaaagtctcagGGCAATTTTAAGCTTTTTATTATCCAGATTTTAAAAGGACCCTGGCCTAAActtcccccacccactcccaGACAGTGGTATGCCTACTCCTCCCCAACTACATCTGCCCTATTTGCCCCTCCCAGGACATCTACTTACAACCAGTAGGCCCTAGAAGAAGGGTCAATGAATCGTGTGTTTGATTATTGTGAAACTGACAGGACTCTCTCAAGGCCATGCCATCCAGCCTCTGGGCCCCTGGTAGGTTTGCTCTTAAAGCAT
This region of Trichosurus vulpecula isolate mTriVul1 chromosome 3, mTriVul1.pri, whole genome shotgun sequence genomic DNA includes:
- the EGR1 gene encoding early growth response protein 1; translated protein: MAAAKAEMQLMSPLQISDPFGSFPHSPTMDNYPKLEEMMLLSSGGPQFLGAAGGPPEGSGGGGGGGGGGSSSSGGTAGFNPQGEAGEQHFEHLAADTFPDIPLNTEKVLSETSYPNQPTRLPPITYTGRFSLEPAPNSGNTLWPEPLFSLVSGLVSMSNPPATSSAAPSPTASSSSSSQSPPLSCAVQSSESSPIYSAAPTFPTPNPEIFPEPQNQAFPNSAGSALQYPPPAYPTSKGSFQVPIIPDYLFPQQQGELGLVPPDQKPFPSLESRTQPSLTPLSTIKAFATQTGSQDLKTLNTTYQSQLVKPSRMRKYPNRPSKTPPHERPYACPVESCDRRFSRSDELTRHIRIHTGQKPFQCRICMRNFSRSDHLTTHIRTHTGEKPFACDICGRKFARSDERKRHTKIHLRQKEKKADKGVSASVASSSLSSYPSPVATSYPSPATTSYPSPVPTSYSSPVSSSYPSPAHSGFPSPSVATTYSSVTSAFPPQGITSFPSSAVTNSFSASTALSDMTATFSPRTIEIC